ACCTACTGTCAAAAGAAAGTGCTAACACCTTTCTTTCACTATCTTCGTATCCTCCCCATATTTGATAAAAAAGATACGGATTTTCACCTTTTAAAATTATATCAATAGCATACTTTTGTGCATATGGAGATAGAAAATCCGAATATTCAATACCACCGTAACTTCTTTCTATCAAATTTTTGACTTTTAAGATTTCATATTTGTTTTCCTCAGGAATGTAATACATTCTCCTTTTGTCGCTCCACTTCAAGAAGTTAAATTCTAAATCAATATTGCATAAAATAACCACAAAAGTCTTCTTACAATCTCCAATAAAATAATTGCAATCAAGGGCGAAAAGTCAATAAACCCTATTCTGATGTACTTTTGAGATATTGATCTTATGGGGTCAAGTATAGGATTTACAATCATGCCAAGTACTCTTCTGTATTTGTTGTATGGGTCAACGATAACCCACGACAAAAGTGCATCTATCACAATACAAAACTCCACAAAAGCAATTGCCTTGTCAGCAAGTCCAAATATAAATCTTATCATCTACATCCTCCAAGCTATCAAGTAATATATTCCTATTTTAGCCAAGCAAATACTCCTTTTGTTCTAAACTCTTCTTTTAACTGCTCGTCTACCTCTAAATCAATGCTTCTTGGAACAACAACAAATATCTTTT
This Caldicellulosiruptor changbaiensis DNA region includes the following protein-coding sequences:
- a CDS encoding YggT family protein: MIRFIFGLADKAIAFVEFCIVIDALLSWVIVDPYNKYRRVLGMIVNPILDPIRSISQKYIRIGFIDFSPLIAIILLEIVRRLLWLFYAILI